From Streptomyces sp. NBC_00370, a single genomic window includes:
- a CDS encoding SSI family serine proteinase inhibitor yields MLRRSRLVLTAASLSALAALAPAASASAVSAASAASAVPARLGLPLPLPLLQTQDKLDLTVTDPAVQKTAGVYELTCGPAGGTHPRAQEACDRLAELAEGGRDPFAPVPEGQMCTQIYGGAATARITGTWHGRSVDASFNRSNGCEIARWQGLEPVLPSTRPTARAEDRG; encoded by the coding sequence ATGTTGCGTCGCAGCCGTCTCGTCCTCACCGCCGCCTCCCTCTCCGCGCTGGCCGCCCTCGCGCCCGCCGCATCCGCCTCGGCCGTCTCCGCCGCTTCGGCGGCCTCGGCGGTTCCCGCGCGGCTCGGGCTGCCGTTGCCGCTGCCGTTGCTCCAGACGCAGGACAAGCTCGACCTCACCGTCACCGACCCCGCCGTACAGAAGACGGCCGGCGTGTACGAGTTGACCTGTGGGCCCGCCGGCGGGACCCACCCGCGGGCGCAGGAGGCCTGTGACCGGCTGGCGGAGCTGGCCGAGGGCGGGCGGGATCCGTTCGCGCCGGTGCCCGAGGGGCAGATGTGCACCCAGATCTACGGCGGCGCCGCCACCGCGCGCATCACCGGCACCTGGCACGGCCGCAGCGTCGACGCCAGCTTCAACCGTTCGAACGGCTGCGAGATCGCCCGCTGGCAGGGTCTTGAGCCCGTTCTGCCCAGCACCAGGCCCACCGCCCGGGCTGAGGACAGGGGCTGA
- a CDS encoding helix-turn-helix domain-containing protein: MSTDFQQAREALGLRLRELRLSTPGGRLTGTQLARRLGWPHSKIYKLENGRQTATSEDLRAWAEGVGRQDVFDELNTLLRGFESHIRSWRRQLAAGHRPVQDGWNLEVARSRAIHAWEESVVPGMLQTADYARHVFLRYADLQGSVRDTDAAVRARMRRQEWLYEAGRKLHALVWEAALHALICPPSVLAGQLDRLAGTIGMDTVELGIIPLNAPLKIPAANGFWVLDDRLVIAEDWHAELWLDDADSVAAYLRVWNTLRESAVYGAEAHNVINAARRGLASR, from the coding sequence GTGAGCACAGACTTCCAGCAGGCCAGGGAGGCCCTCGGGCTGCGCTTGAGGGAACTCCGGCTGTCGACGCCGGGCGGACGGCTCACCGGTACACAACTCGCCCGACGGCTCGGCTGGCCGCACTCCAAGATCTACAAGCTGGAGAACGGCCGGCAGACCGCCACGAGCGAAGACCTGCGGGCCTGGGCCGAAGGCGTCGGCCGTCAGGACGTCTTCGACGAGCTGAACACCCTGCTGCGGGGCTTCGAATCCCACATCCGCTCCTGGCGCCGACAACTGGCCGCCGGTCACAGGCCCGTGCAGGACGGCTGGAACCTCGAAGTCGCGCGGTCCCGGGCCATCCACGCCTGGGAGGAGTCTGTCGTTCCTGGCATGTTGCAGACGGCCGACTACGCGCGGCACGTCTTCCTTCGGTACGCCGACCTTCAGGGTTCGGTCCGCGACACCGACGCGGCGGTCCGCGCCCGCATGCGGCGCCAGGAGTGGCTGTACGAAGCGGGCCGCAAGCTCCACGCCCTCGTGTGGGAAGCGGCCCTCCACGCCCTGATCTGTCCGCCGTCCGTCCTCGCCGGCCAACTCGACCGCCTCGCGGGCACCATCGGCATGGACACCGTGGAGCTGGGCATCATCCCCCTGAATGCCCCGCTCAAGATCCCGGCGGCCAACGGTTTCTGGGTCTTGGACGACAGGCTCGTCATCGCCGAGGACTGGCATGCGGAGCTGTGGCTGGACGACGCGGACAGCGTGGCCGCGTACCTGCGAGTCTGGAACACGCTCCGCGAATCCGCCGTGTACGGCGCCGAGGCGCACAACGTCATCAACGCGGCACGAAGGGGCCTCGCTTCACGCTGA
- a CDS encoding DUF6879 family protein gives MPRRLRFNGTDSKNGGCPAVHEDLDSGEILVQGTPLTDPEDIAQLQHFGADDAVVVVPRELLVHHGPKEVIHVPELIDRKEFGRLFETFAHSAWHLETRRGYASDREDPGFAEFLTTGTAPSDLDSEWCANIRRQTGDGKYVGRVRVVDNPPTEGQLFLLDYAKCNAATGEDVRNLWREDAERLRLPAEDFWIFDSRLVAVLGFDDEDVLRDVEVITEPATVLRYCQIRDAAVHKSAPYDEFTAHVDAQP, from the coding sequence GTGCCACGACGACTGCGTTTCAACGGCACCGACAGCAAGAACGGTGGCTGTCCAGCCGTTCACGAGGATCTCGACTCCGGTGAGATCCTGGTCCAGGGGACACCGCTCACCGACCCCGAGGACATCGCCCAGCTCCAGCACTTCGGCGCTGACGATGCCGTGGTGGTCGTGCCACGTGAACTCCTCGTCCATCACGGGCCCAAGGAGGTCATCCACGTGCCCGAACTGATCGACCGGAAAGAGTTCGGCCGACTCTTCGAAACCTTCGCGCACTCGGCCTGGCACCTGGAGACCCGGCGGGGCTACGCGTCGGATCGGGAGGACCCCGGGTTCGCGGAGTTCCTCACGACCGGCACCGCCCCGTCCGACCTCGACAGCGAGTGGTGCGCGAACATCCGTCGACAGACGGGCGACGGCAAGTACGTGGGGCGGGTGCGCGTCGTCGACAACCCTCCGACGGAGGGACAGCTGTTCCTGCTCGACTACGCGAAATGCAACGCGGCCACAGGCGAGGACGTACGGAACCTGTGGCGCGAGGACGCGGAACGGCTCCGGCTGCCCGCCGAAGACTTCTGGATCTTCGACAGCCGCCTGGTGGCCGTACTGGGCTTCGATGACGAGGACGTCCTCCGCGACGTCGAGGTCATCACGGAGCCCGCCACGGTCTTGCGGTACTGCCAGATCCGCGACGCCGCGGTACACAAATCCGCGCCGTACGACGAGTTCACGGCGCACGTCGACGCCCAACCCTAA
- a CDS encoding class I SAM-dependent methyltransferase, protein MPAQHDIAAEAELWDTFAASAFKDDVEPSFCWTQYAGHGPGPELLGNPRSVLEIGCGTGRALACLARRGIAARGVDLSPVMVEKTTTRWAGTGAEFVHSEVLEYLSRHEDVYDAVYSIFGAAWFSDPGRLFPLVRQRLRPGGVFVFSQPPAIPGAYGPQGMYKGGFAGKAMFTYRYSYRPAVWQRLLTRAGFATAHAQVLDAPHPGHIGTLLVRAVAP, encoded by the coding sequence TTGCCCGCACAACATGACATCGCCGCCGAGGCGGAGTTGTGGGACACCTTCGCCGCTTCCGCCTTCAAGGATGACGTCGAGCCGAGCTTCTGCTGGACCCAGTACGCCGGTCACGGGCCGGGCCCAGAGCTGCTTGGGAACCCGCGATCCGTGCTGGAGATCGGCTGCGGCACCGGCCGCGCCCTCGCCTGCCTCGCCCGTCGCGGCATCGCCGCTCGGGGCGTCGACCTGTCGCCCGTCATGGTCGAGAAGACCACCACGAGGTGGGCAGGCACCGGGGCCGAGTTCGTGCACTCCGAGGTGCTGGAGTACCTGAGCCGGCACGAGGACGTGTACGACGCGGTCTACTCGATCTTCGGAGCCGCCTGGTTCAGCGACCCTGGCCGTCTCTTCCCACTCGTTCGCCAGAGACTCAGGCCGGGCGGCGTCTTCGTCTTCTCGCAACCCCCCGCCATCCCCGGCGCCTATGGTCCGCAAGGCATGTACAAGGGAGGGTTCGCGGGCAAGGCGATGTTCACCTACCGCTACAGCTACCGCCCGGCCGTGTGGCAGCGCCTGCTCACCCGGGCCGGTTTCGCCACCGCCCACGCCCAGGTGCTCGACGCGCCTCACCCCGGCCACATCGGGACGCTCCTGGTCCGCGCGGTCGCTCCGTGA
- a CDS encoding VOC family protein has protein sequence MDVARVLMVAPVRDIEVAVTWYERLLGRPADTRPMPSLADWHLTPGGWLQVFEGPEHAGTTLLNLEVPSLDKALSELNTRGLTTTPVQQGGKTTRIASLQDPDGNRVTLLENPVT, from the coding sequence ATGGACGTGGCGCGCGTACTGATGGTCGCACCGGTACGAGACATCGAGGTGGCCGTGACCTGGTACGAACGACTCCTGGGCCGCCCGGCCGACACCCGCCCGATGCCCTCCCTGGCCGACTGGCACCTCACCCCCGGCGGCTGGCTCCAGGTCTTCGAGGGCCCCGAGCACGCGGGCACCACCCTCCTGAACCTGGAGGTCCCGTCCCTGGACAAGGCCCTGTCAGAACTCAACACGCGCGGCCTGACGACGACCCCGGTCCAACAGGGCGGCAAAACCACCCGCATCGCCTCCCTACAGGACCCGGACGGCAACCGAGTAACCCTCCTGGAAAACCCAGTCACCTGA
- a CDS encoding YbhB/YbcL family Raf kinase inhibitor-like protein, which translates to MTANDPFARLPEAATFTVTSTTVTEGSALPPAQLSGISGVPGGQDISPQLSWTGAPEGTKSYAVTVYDPDAPTGSGFWHWAVADIPATVTELPAGAGDDTGSGLPEGAFQLPNDARASRYIGAAPPAGHGPHRYFTVVHALDVDSIGIPTDATPAVLGFTMAGHILGRAVLTTTAETPGR; encoded by the coding sequence ATGACCGCGAACGACCCCTTCGCCCGGCTCCCCGAGGCGGCCACCTTCACCGTCACCAGCACCACCGTCACGGAAGGCTCCGCCCTGCCCCCCGCGCAGTTGTCCGGCATCTCCGGTGTCCCCGGCGGCCAGGACATCTCCCCGCAGCTGTCCTGGACCGGCGCCCCGGAGGGCACGAAGAGCTACGCCGTCACCGTCTACGACCCCGACGCCCCCACCGGCTCCGGGTTCTGGCACTGGGCGGTCGCCGACATCCCCGCAACCGTCACCGAACTGCCGGCGGGCGCGGGCGACGACACCGGCTCGGGCCTGCCCGAAGGCGCCTTCCAACTCCCCAACGACGCCCGCGCGTCCCGCTACATCGGCGCCGCCCCGCCGGCCGGCCACGGCCCGCACCGCTACTTCACCGTGGTGCACGCACTCGACGTCGACTCCATCGGCATCCCCACCGACGCCACCCCGGCAGTCCTCGGCTTCACGATGGCCGGCCACATACTCGGCCGAGCGGTCCTGACCACCACGGCCGAAACCCCTGGCCGATGA
- a CDS encoding GntR family transcriptional regulator, which produces MSQTSQPPAAQGKQMLSEQVYVRLRDAIMRGDHAPGAALKPQDLAKEQGVSLAVVREALVRAVGDGLADRLPNRGFAVPAFSDRRWQEIAEARRTVEPVLLRMSVERGDVGWEARVRAAHHRLSRTPVYLPEEGEYYSGAWSEAHRVFHRTLLEGCDNPVLMDTFDRMWTASELARRWSAHRNPGRDGVAEHRRLEQAALAGDADTAVEVLVQHLTQTAAGLTDRAAGEE; this is translated from the coding sequence ATGAGTCAGACCTCCCAGCCCCCGGCCGCCCAGGGCAAGCAGATGCTCTCCGAGCAGGTCTACGTGCGCCTGCGGGACGCGATCATGCGGGGGGACCACGCCCCCGGGGCCGCCCTCAAGCCGCAGGACCTCGCCAAGGAGCAAGGCGTGAGTCTGGCCGTGGTGCGTGAGGCGCTGGTGCGGGCCGTCGGGGACGGGCTCGCCGATCGGCTGCCGAACCGCGGGTTCGCCGTGCCTGCCTTCTCCGACCGCCGCTGGCAGGAGATCGCCGAGGCGCGCAGGACCGTCGAGCCGGTCCTGCTGCGGATGTCCGTCGAGCGCGGCGACGTCGGCTGGGAGGCCCGGGTGCGCGCCGCGCACCACCGGCTGAGCCGTACCCCGGTCTATCTGCCGGAGGAGGGCGAGTACTACAGCGGCGCGTGGTCCGAAGCTCATCGGGTCTTCCACCGCACCCTGTTGGAGGGCTGCGACAACCCGGTCCTGATGGACACCTTCGACCGGATGTGGACCGCGAGCGAGCTGGCCCGCCGCTGGTCGGCGCACCGTAATCCCGGCCGGGACGGCGTCGCCGAGCACCGGCGGCTGGAACAGGCGGCGCTGGCCGGTGACGCCGACACCGCGGTCGAGGTGCTGGTCCAGCACCTCACCCAGACCGCCGCCGGGCTGACCGACCGTGCCGCCGGTGAGGAGTGA
- a CDS encoding ArsR/SmtB family transcription factor — protein sequence MAAPEARPTPHHRAPPVHTDPAAVTLETALLALADPVRRILVRELAAAADWERPCGSFDVPVTKATLSRHFTVLRDAGLLEQRDAGAKRLNRLRRPEFEARFPGLLTLVLTSTES from the coding sequence ATGGCGGCACCGGAAGCACGGCCCACGCCCCACCACCGCGCACCCCCGGTCCACACGGACCCCGCGGCGGTCACGCTGGAGACCGCCCTCCTGGCCCTCGCCGATCCCGTACGCCGCATCCTGGTACGGGAACTGGCAGCCGCCGCCGACTGGGAGCGCCCCTGCGGCAGCTTCGACGTACCGGTCACCAAGGCCACGCTGAGCCGCCACTTCACCGTGCTGCGCGACGCGGGCCTGCTGGAGCAACGCGACGCCGGCGCGAAACGCCTGAACCGCCTGCGCCGCCCGGAGTTCGAAGCCCGGTTCCCGGGGCTGCTGACGCTGGTGCTCACCTCGACCGAGAGCTGA